The Eleutherodactylus coqui strain aEleCoq1 chromosome 6, aEleCoq1.hap1, whole genome shotgun sequence genome window below encodes:
- the TSEN34 gene encoding tRNA-splicing endonuclease subunit Sen34, whose translation MELSNQEEDGVHGAAAAEHSRILIHLQQGKAFVWRSEDARKIREEHGLVGNLVGALVRKPRQNTRLGLPLQLLPEEARILVEIGAARLVHHCSMDGESSDGPDVSTAADVKESYAQFLRSSYEEQCKLALQEKKRTLEDLSERIAEGRKKKKRRVEQEEEPMESSSQGPIKELCNLEQTFHFPKEAMMVQIPTARLHPGKEEEVDIQEVSSEWPYAGQKNHEARYRVFRDLWQKGYYLTNGGKFGGDFLVYPGDPMRFHAHYIAICLPQDEDLALTDVITAGRLGTNVKKTVLLCSSNPEGQVTYTSLQWSGLQ comes from the exons ATGGAGCTCAGCAACCAGGAAGAGGACGGTGTGCACGGCGCGGCCGCTgcag AGCATTCCCGGATCCTGATCCATCTTCAGCAAGGAAAAGCCTTCGTATGGAGATCAGAGGATGCCCGCAAGATCCGGGAGGAGCACGGGCTGGTGGGGAACCTGGTAGGAGCGTTggtgaggaaacctaggcagaaCACACGGCTCGGCCTCCCACTACAGCTGCTTCCCGAAGAAGCCCGGATACTGGTGGAAATTGGGGCAGCACGACTAGTACATCATTGCTCGATGGACGGGGAATCCTCA GATGGACCGGATGTCTCCACTGCTGCAGATGTAAAGGAGTCCTATGCACAATTTCTGCGTTCTAGCTATGAAGAACAGTGCAAGCTGGCCTTGCAAGAAAAGAAGCGCACATTGGAAGACTTGTCAGAGCGGATTGCTGAgggcagaaagaagaaaaaaaggcgaGTTGAGCAAGAAG AAGAACCAATGGAGTCCTCCTCTCAAGGCCCTATAAAAGAACTATGTAACTTGGAGCAGACATTCCACTTCCCAAAGGAAGCCATGATGGTGCAGATTCCTACAGCTCGGCTGCATCCTGGTAAAGAAGAAGAGGTGGATATACAAGAAGTATCATCAGAATGGCCATATGCAGGCCAGAAGAATCATGAGGCACGCTACAGGGTTTTCAGGGATCTTTGGCAGAAGGGCTATTATCTCACCAACGGTGGCAAGTTTGGGGGAGACTTTCTTGTTTATCCAG GAGATCCAATGCGCTTCCATGCACATTATATCGCTATCTGCTTGCCGCAGGATGAGGACCTCGCACTAACGGACGTCATCACCGCAGGACGCCTGGGTACAAATGTAAAAAAGACAGTTCTGCTGTGCTCCTCCAACCCCGAGGGACAAGTGACGTATACCTCCTTACAGTGGTCCGGCTTGCAGTGA